The following proteins come from a genomic window of Acidobacteriota bacterium:
- the thpR gene encoding RNA 2',3'-cyclic phosphodiesterase: MTWRLFLAVAVPEATRRRLAEWARGHAGKGWRPVGERQIHLTLRFLGETPATRAEAILHAVERAVAAAEPFAVPIRGWGVFPGPSRARILWAGVDDRDGRLARLAAAVEAAVVAAGFPPETRPFRAHLTLARAGRGVGRPALPGRPNGTEPVFGSLPVSEVALMRSHLLPEGARYERVGAAGLGAAGEERAER, encoded by the coding sequence ATGACTTGGCGGCTCTTCCTGGCGGTCGCGGTCCCGGAAGCGACGCGGCGGCGGCTCGCCGAGTGGGCGCGGGGGCACGCGGGGAAGGGCTGGCGCCCGGTCGGGGAACGGCAGATCCACCTCACGCTCCGGTTCCTCGGGGAGACGCCCGCAACGCGTGCGGAGGCCATCCTGCACGCGGTGGAACGGGCGGTGGCGGCCGCCGAGCCGTTCGCGGTTCCGATCCGGGGCTGGGGCGTCTTTCCGGGACCGTCGCGGGCCCGAATCCTCTGGGCCGGTGTGGACGACCGCGATGGCCGGCTGGCTCGCCTCGCCGCCGCGGTCGAAGCGGCGGTGGTCGCGGCCGGGTTCCCCCCGGAAACGCGTCCCTTCCGCGCGCACCTCACGCTCGCCCGGGCGGGCCGCGGTGTCGGCCGCCCGGCCCTCCCGGGCCGCCCGAACGGGACGGAGCCGGTCTTCGGATCCCTGCCGGTGTCGGAGGTGGCGCTGATGCGCAGCCACCTGCTTCCGGAGGGGGCGCGGTACGAGCGGGTCGGCGCAGCCGGGCTCGGAGCAGCGGGAGAGGAGCGGGCGGAACGATGA
- a CDS encoding CinA family nicotinamide mononucleotide deamidase-related protein: MDHGLRHERAAGDRRSGGRAARAGLPADHAEPDVRILPPRPGERVPPAGHTGGGGGEVGGFGGHPAPAAARRTGGTPVRLPEAVIILVGRELVTAAQADETGPRLAARLSALGCTIRARIFVPDSGEILAAVVRDQLAAGVDVILVSGGLGPTPDDRTREAIAEALGSALQRDETAWEAIERRYEERGRDVPPGAERQALSPTGAEFLPNPIGTAPGFLVRAGRTLLFALPGVPREFEAVFTRSVEPELRRTFGSRVAVASERLHVVGLPEADLHRIVTRVVGEESGVEVHYLARHGEVELLLDCRAERPALARETLAEALAALEKALGDRAYARGDRTLVAVVRDRLQERGWTLATAESCTGGLVAKRITDLAGSSAFYLGGTVSYADALKRAQLDVPAALLDRSGAVSGEVARAMAIGCKEKLGSDVALAVTGIAGPGGGSSEKPVGLVYVGLALPGRTLSTRHTFLGDRTAIRSLAAAAALDEVRRALSGLPPLGQPVPAAEGDEVE, encoded by the coding sequence TTGGACCATGGCCTTCGTCACGAACGAGCGGCGGGTGACCGCCGGAGCGGCGGGCGAGCCGCTCGTGCCGGTCTTCCTGCCGACCACGCCGAACCCGACGTCCGGATACTTCCTCCTCGTCCCGGAGAGCGAGTGCCGCCCGCTGGACATACCGGTGGAGGAGGGGGTGAAGTTGGTGGTTTCGGGGGGCATCCTGCTCCCGCCGCTGCGCGAAGGACCGGAGGAACGCCCGTGAGGCTCCCCGAGGCGGTGATCATCCTCGTCGGCCGCGAGCTGGTGACGGCGGCGCAAGCGGACGAGACGGGGCCGCGGCTCGCCGCGAGGCTGTCGGCGCTCGGCTGCACCATCCGGGCGCGCATCTTCGTCCCCGACAGCGGGGAGATCCTCGCCGCGGTCGTGAGGGACCAGCTGGCGGCCGGTGTCGACGTCATCCTGGTCAGCGGAGGGCTCGGGCCGACTCCCGACGATCGGACGCGCGAGGCGATCGCCGAGGCGCTGGGTTCGGCCCTCCAGCGGGACGAAACGGCCTGGGAAGCGATCGAGAGACGGTACGAGGAGCGGGGCCGCGACGTGCCGCCGGGGGCGGAGCGCCAGGCGCTCTCTCCGACGGGGGCGGAGTTTCTCCCCAACCCGATCGGCACCGCGCCCGGCTTTCTCGTCCGCGCCGGGCGGACCCTGCTCTTCGCCCTTCCCGGCGTGCCCCGCGAATTCGAGGCCGTCTTCACCAGGAGCGTCGAGCCGGAACTGCGCCGGACGTTCGGCTCCCGAGTGGCGGTGGCCTCCGAGCGGCTTCACGTCGTGGGGCTCCCCGAGGCCGATCTCCACCGGATCGTGACGCGGGTCGTGGGGGAGGAATCGGGCGTCGAGGTGCACTACCTCGCGCGCCACGGAGAGGTCGAGCTGCTGCTCGACTGCCGGGCGGAGCGTCCCGCCCTGGCACGCGAGACGCTCGCCGAGGCGCTGGCGGCCCTCGAAAAGGCGCTGGGCGATCGGGCCTACGCGCGCGGCGACCGAACCCTGGTCGCGGTCGTCCGGGATCGGCTCCAGGAGCGGGGCTGGACGCTGGCGACGGCGGAATCGTGCACCGGCGGGCTGGTGGCCAAGAGGATCACCGACCTCGCCGGGTCGAGCGCGTTCTACCTCGGGGGCACCGTGAGCTATGCGGACGCGCTCAAGCGCGCGCAGCTCGACGTGCCGGCAGCCCTTCTCGACCGCAGCGGGGCGGTGAGCGGCGAGGTCGCGCGGGCGATGGCGATCGGCTGCAAGGAGAAGCTCGGCAGCGACGTGGCGTTGGCGGTGACGGGGATCGCCGGTCCCGGAGGCGGCAGCTCGGAAAAGCCGGTCGGTCTCGTCTACGTGGGGCTGGCCCTTCCCGGCAGGACGCTCTCCACGCGCCACACCTTTCTCGGCGACCGCACCGCGATCCGCAGTCTCGCCGCAGCCGCGGCGCTCGACGAGGTTCGCCGCGCCCTGTCGGGACTGCCGCCGCTGGGGCAGCCGGTCCCTGCGGCCGAAGGGGACGAGGTGGAATGA
- a CDS encoding DUF502 domain-containing protein gives MRRALRQIRARLAAGLLTALPFVVTVWLLGFLFRLVDRVLTARSLRLLELIGSAGALPVWSIRLASVLVVMLALYLLGIAATHVAGRQLLRLVEWLLARVPLLGGVYRTLRQVADAVGTGASSAFRRCVLIEYPRRGLWTMAFVTNERRVTAGAAGEPLVPVFLPTTPNPTSGYFLLVPESECRPLDIPVEEGVKLVVSGGILLPPLREGPEERP, from the coding sequence TTGAGACGCGCTCTGCGGCAGATCCGCGCGAGGTTGGCGGCCGGTCTGTTGACGGCGCTCCCCTTCGTCGTGACCGTCTGGCTCCTCGGGTTCCTGTTCCGGCTGGTGGACCGGGTCCTGACCGCCCGCTCTCTGCGGCTTCTGGAGCTGATCGGGAGCGCCGGGGCGCTTCCGGTGTGGTCGATCAGGCTCGCGAGCGTTCTCGTCGTCATGCTGGCGCTCTACCTTCTCGGGATCGCGGCCACCCACGTCGCCGGCCGGCAGCTCCTCCGCCTGGTCGAGTGGCTTCTGGCGCGCGTCCCCCTCCTGGGTGGCGTCTACCGGACGCTCCGGCAGGTCGCCGACGCGGTGGGAACGGGCGCGTCGTCGGCCTTCCGCCGCTGCGTGCTGATCGAGTACCCTCGGCGGGGGCTTTGGACCATGGCCTTCGTCACGAACGAGCGGCGGGTGACCGCCGGAGCGGCGGGCGAGCCGCTCGTGCCGGTCTTCCTGCCGACCACGCCGAACCCGACGTCCGGATACTTCCTCCTCGTCCCGGAGAGCGAGTGCCGCCCGCTGGACATACCGGTGGAGGAGGGGGTGAAGTTGGTGGTTTCGGGGGGCATCCTGCTCCCGCCGCTGCGCGAAGGACCGGAGGAACGCCCGTGA
- the pgsA gene encoding CDP-diacylglycerol--glycerol-3-phosphate 3-phosphatidyltransferase → MNLPTSLTLFRIFLVPFLVVVLLAPPSRLADTPFFGTAIPAPREVLGVAIFLLASASDWLDGYLARRRNQVTTLGTLLDPIADKLLTSAAFISLVEMGLAPAWMVVIIVGREFVVSGLRSILAVHGVALPASAWGKLKTLSQIVAIVLLILTRTLDRWGRYGFLGVAALWVSMLLALVSAFLYLARFLRASSVLMRDGGAGGGS, encoded by the coding sequence ATGAATCTGCCGACAAGCCTGACCCTCTTTCGCATCTTCCTGGTGCCGTTCCTGGTGGTGGTCCTGCTCGCGCCTCCCTCGCGGCTCGCGGACACGCCCTTCTTCGGCACCGCGATTCCCGCTCCGCGCGAGGTGCTCGGCGTCGCCATCTTTCTTCTCGCGAGTGCGAGCGACTGGCTCGACGGCTATCTGGCCCGCCGGAGGAACCAGGTCACGACCCTGGGAACGCTGCTCGATCCGATCGCCGACAAACTGCTGACGTCGGCCGCGTTCATCTCGCTCGTGGAGATGGGCCTCGCGCCGGCGTGGATGGTGGTGATCATCGTCGGCCGCGAGTTCGTCGTGTCGGGTCTGCGCTCGATCCTCGCCGTCCACGGCGTGGCGCTGCCCGCGTCGGCGTGGGGCAAGCTGAAGACGCTGAGCCAGATCGTGGCCATCGTCCTGTTGATCCTGACGCGGACGCTGGACCGGTGGGGTCGGTACGGGTTCCTCGGCGTGGCGGCGCTGTGGGTCTCGATGCTGCTCGCGCTGGTGTCGGCGTTTCTCTATCTGGCGCGGTTCCTGCGGGCCTCGTCGGTGCTCATGCGGGACGGGGGCGCGGGAGGGGGCTCTTGA